In Arachis stenosperma cultivar V10309 chromosome 1, arast.V10309.gnm1.PFL2, whole genome shotgun sequence, one DNA window encodes the following:
- the LOC130970845 gene encoding S-adenosyl-L-methionine:benzoic acid/salicylic acid carboxyl methyltransferase 3-like, producing MEVEQVLHMNGGIGEASYANNSLVQQKVISLTRPIREEAITSLYYKKIPRTVSIADLGCSSGPNTFFVVTEIIKAIENLCRELNQNSPEYNVFMNDLPGNDFNNIFRSLDSFKQNLMISNNNNNKFEKNSCGPCFLFGAPGSFYGRLFANTSIHFVHASYSLQWLSKVPEGIENNKGNIYMSSTSPLNVLNAYYEQFRRDFSFFLKCRGEEVVEGGVMVLTFLGRRSDDPSSKECCYIWELMAAALNQMVLEGIIKEEQMDAFNIPQYTPSPSEVKLEVQSEGSFTINRLEVSEVNWNAYENNWSAMDFESEECESLSDGGYNVSQCMRAVAEPLLVSHFGEDIIENVFSRYQNLLTDRMSKEKTKFFNVTVSLTRNA from the exons ATGGAAGTAGAACAGGTACTACACATGAATGGAGGAATTGGAGAAGCAAGCTACGCAAATAACTCCTTAGTTCAG CAAAAGGTGATTTCTCTAACAAGACCAATAAGAGAGGAAGCCATAACCAGCCTGTACTacaagaaaatcccaagaaCCGTATCAATTGCGGACTTGGGGTGTTCCTCTGGCCCCAACACTTTCTTTGTTGTCACAGAAATCATAAAAGCCATTGAGAATCTTTGCAGAGAGCTGAACCAGAATTCCCCTGAATACAATGTGTTCATGAATGATCTCCCAGGGAATGATTTCAACAACATTTTCAGGTCCCTTGACAGCTTCAAACAGAATCTCATGataagtaataataataataataagtttgaaaaaaatagtTGCGGTCCTTGTTTCCTCTTTGGAGCTCCAGGTTCATTCTATGGCAGGCTTTTTGCAAACACAAGTATTCATTTTGTTCATGCCTCTTACAGCCTTCAATGGCTATCTAAG GTTCCTGAGGGAATAGAGAACAACAAGGGCAACATTTACATGTCAAGCACAAGCCCCTTAAACGTTCTGAACGCTTACTATGAACAATTTCGAAGAgacttctctttctttctcaaGTGTCGTGGTGAGGAAGTGGTTGAAGGAGGTGTCATGGTTTTAACATTCTTGGGAAGAAGAAGTGATGATCCATCTTCTAAGGAGTGTTGCTACATTTGGGAACTCATGGCTGCCGCTCTCAATCAAATGGTCTTGGAG GGAATCATAAAAGAAGAGCAAATGGATGCTTTCAACATCCCACAATACACACCGTCCCCATCCGAAGTGAAACTTGAAGTTCAAAGCGAAGGATCCTTCACCATCAACCGCCTAGAGGTGTCTGAAGTGAATTGGAATGCTTATGAAAACAATTGGAGCGCCATGGATTTTGAATCGGAAGAATGCGAATCACTTAGCGATGGCGGATACAATGTGTCGCAGTGCATGAGAGCCGTTGCTGAACCCTTGCTGGTTAGCCACTTCGGTGAAGATATCATTGAAAACGTGTTTAGTCGCTACCAGAACCTCTTAACTGACCGTATGTCTAAGGAGAAGACCAAGTTTTTCAACGTCACTGTATCGTTGACCAGGAACGCATGA